AATTTGTGATGCAATTCTTGTTGTGGTGATGAGTGGGAAGACAAGCCGGGATGCAGTCCTTGAGGTTAAAGATGAACTGGAACGTGCCGGCGAAAAGATAATTGGCTATGTATTGAACGGGGTTGATGTAACTCAAAGATATTATCGCCACAGATATTACTATTATTATCAGCATTACACCAAGCCCAGCTCCTGATAAATTTTATTGAGGGGGGATGAAGAAAGCCTTTTTATCCATTATTAAAAGATGGCTGATAATAATAATCTTTATTTTGCTACCTTTATCTTATCTCAGCAGAAAGATATTTTTATTGGCTAGTGCATACCATAGGGAAAAAATTTTGAAAAAGAATATAATCATTCTTGAGGCTGAGAATGAACTATTAAAAAGAAGGATCGTTGATTACAAAAAAGGAACTTTGATTGAAACAAAGGCAAGAGATGATCTGGGTATGATTAAAAAAGGTGAAAAAATATATATAATTAAGAAATGAATTACTTACTTGAAATAACACCATTCTGGAAAGTTGTGGCAAAAGGCGAAGGTATGTACTCTACAGGAGAAATGGTGCTTTTCAGAAGTAAAGATGGAGTTGATGTAGGAAAAATAATAGGTCCACCAATAGAAGAAGAAGAAGTCGGTGAGATTCTACGTTCTTTGCATAATGAAGATTTTGTCAAACTGGATGAATTAAAAGAGTATGAAGAAGTATGCTTGATCGAATTCAGGAATGCGGTTCGTGAGTTCGGTCTTGATATGAAGGTTGTTTATGCCCATTGCCAATTTGATGAGGAGAGGGTTATTTTCTATTTTACAGCGGAAAAGAAGATGAAGTTTCGTAAACTTCATCGTTATATTTCACAGAAATTAAATAAACGAATTGTTATAAAACAGATCGGTGCCCGTGACTTTGCAAGGTACTGTGGTGGCGTTGGCCCTTGTGGAAGAAAGATCTGTTGTGCTACATTTCTTGGCGATTTAAAATCAATTTCACTAAGAATGGCAAGACGGCAGAATATTTTTTTATCACCGAGTAAATTATCGGGGATATGTGGAAAATTATTATGCTGTCTTAATTTTGAAGAGGATTTTTATGCTGATTTTCAGAAAACCCCAAACTTATTAGAACAAAATACCGATGAAGAAGAATTTGAAGACTATTGATTCAATAACTAGCCTTATCAAACTAATCAGAACTTTACGGAGAAAGTGTCCCTGGGATAGGAAACAGACTCTAAATACAATGAAGAGCAATATAATTGAAGAGGCGTACGAAGTAGTGGATGCGATTGAAAAAAATGATATTGATTCTATGAAAGAAGAAGTGGGAGATTTGCTCTTTCTTGGATTTTTTCTTAGCCAATTGCTTGAAAACAAGGGTATTAATTTGGAAGAAATTGTGCTTGATACTATAAAAAAATATAAAACCAAACACCCGCATGTCTTTAAGTCAAAGAGATTCAAAAATACAAAAGAAATCATAAAATTCTGGCATAGTTCAAAAAAAGATATATTCCAGGGCATACCATTTTCACTTCCCGCCTTGCTTGCAGCACGTTTAATTCAGGAAAGAGCAGCGAGGGTGGGAT
The sequence above is a segment of the candidate division WOR-3 bacterium genome. Coding sequences within it:
- a CDS encoding septum formation initiator family protein, producing the protein MKKAFLSIIKRWLIIIIFILLPLSYLSRKIFLLASAYHREKILKKNIIILEAENELLKRRIVDYKKGTLIETKARDDLGMIKKGEKIYIIKK
- the mazG gene encoding nucleoside triphosphate pyrophosphohydrolase gives rise to the protein MKKNLKTIDSITSLIKLIRTLRRKCPWDRKQTLNTMKSNIIEEAYEVVDAIEKNDIDSMKEEVGDLLFLGFFLSQLLENKGINLEEIVLDTIKKYKTKHPHVFKSKRFKNTKEIIKFWHSSKKDIFQGIPFSLPALLAARLIQERAARVGFDWSDADGPMQKLIEEIKELEKTCSKNGMKEEMGDILFSCVNLARHLKIDPEEALRQANKKFVKRFRLMQKKLKRENKDLSSMSLEEMDRVWDKIKKS
- the ricT gene encoding regulatory iron-sulfur-containing complex subunit RicT encodes the protein MNYLLEITPFWKVVAKGEGMYSTGEMVLFRSKDGVDVGKIIGPPIEEEEVGEILRSLHNEDFVKLDELKEYEEVCLIEFRNAVREFGLDMKVVYAHCQFDEERVIFYFTAEKKMKFRKLHRYISQKLNKRIVIKQIGARDFARYCGGVGPCGRKICCATFLGDLKSISLRMARRQNIFLSPSKLSGICGKLLCCLNFEEDFYADFQKTPNLLEQNTDEEEFEDY